Proteins encoded together in one Bradyrhizobium sp. PSBB068 window:
- a CDS encoding NAD(P)/FAD-dependent oxidoreductase: MVKQKHVCVIGAGISGLAAAKAFAGRGHKVTIIERSGDLGGVWEPVRSYPDVQTQSPKELYRYTDKAMPESYPEWPKGPQVHAYLRDYARSHGLDGAMRFNTRVEGMKRRADGRPGWTLALRSTDGATGHEDFDFVAVCTGQFNEPQSLPLPGEDGFKAQGGQILHSSQYADPDLAKGRKVVVLGGSKSATDIAVNAVNSGASEVTIVFREPVWRIPYFIGGLVNFKRILYIRAQEQMFASWGIGPMGRLAHAVAKPFVWANWRGLESMLKMQLKLKQCGMVPKERIEDGVNCSVPIATPGFYPMVADGRIKAVQGTFDHYEGKTIVMSGGQHVAADVAVLAIGYKLGVPFLPEEYQKKLVEADGQYRLYRLIANPDLPDMGFVGFNSSFCTVLCADLAANWLVRYADGQLARQPSAAEMRDNIEMMLNFKRVGRPAAGVYGGLCVAPYHFKHFDELLADIGTKASRRNPLVEKFTPPDADAYARFLATAPVYKAVA; encoded by the coding sequence ATGGTCAAGCAGAAGCATGTGTGCGTCATCGGCGCCGGCATTTCCGGGCTCGCCGCCGCCAAGGCCTTCGCCGGGCGCGGCCACAAGGTGACCATCATCGAGCGCAGTGGCGATCTCGGCGGAGTCTGGGAGCCGGTGCGTTCTTATCCCGACGTGCAGACCCAGAGTCCGAAGGAGCTCTATCGCTACACCGACAAGGCGATGCCGGAGTCCTATCCGGAATGGCCGAAGGGCCCGCAGGTCCACGCCTATCTGCGCGACTACGCGCGCAGCCATGGGCTCGACGGCGCAATGCGGTTCAACACCAGGGTCGAGGGCATGAAGCGGCGCGCCGACGGCAGGCCGGGCTGGACGCTCGCGCTGCGCTCCACTGACGGCGCCACCGGCCATGAGGATTTCGACTTCGTCGCGGTCTGCACCGGGCAGTTCAACGAACCGCAGTCACTGCCGCTGCCCGGCGAGGACGGCTTCAAGGCACAGGGCGGCCAGATCCTGCATTCGTCGCAATACGCCGATCCTGATCTCGCCAAGGGCCGCAAGGTGGTCGTGCTCGGCGGCTCCAAATCCGCGACCGACATCGCGGTGAACGCGGTCAATTCCGGCGCCAGCGAGGTCACCATCGTGTTTCGCGAGCCGGTGTGGCGGATTCCCTATTTCATCGGCGGCCTCGTCAACTTCAAGCGCATCCTCTACATCCGCGCGCAGGAGCAGATGTTCGCGAGCTGGGGCATCGGTCCGATGGGCCGCCTCGCGCATGCCGTGGCAAAGCCGTTCGTCTGGGCGAACTGGCGCGGGCTCGAGAGCATGCTGAAGATGCAGCTCAAGCTGAAGCAGTGCGGCATGGTGCCGAAGGAGCGGATAGAGGACGGCGTCAACTGCTCGGTGCCGATCGCAACCCCGGGCTTCTATCCGATGGTCGCCGACGGCCGCATCAAGGCGGTGCAGGGCACCTTCGATCATTATGAGGGCAAGACCATCGTTATGAGCGGCGGCCAGCATGTCGCCGCCGACGTCGCGGTGCTCGCGATCGGCTACAAGCTCGGCGTGCCGTTCCTGCCCGAGGAGTACCAGAAGAAGCTGGTGGAAGCCGATGGGCAATACCGGCTCTACCGGCTGATCGCCAATCCCGATCTGCCGGACATGGGCTTCGTCGGCTTCAATTCGAGCTTCTGCACCGTGCTGTGCGCGGACCTCGCCGCGAACTGGCTGGTGCGCTATGCCGACGGGCAGCTCGCACGGCAGCCGAGCGCGGCCGAGATGCGCGACAACATCGAAATGATGCTGAACTTCAAGCGCGTCGGGCGTCCCGCCGCCGGCGTCTATGGAGGGCTATGCGTCGCGCCCTATCACTTCAAGCATTTCGACGAGCTGCTCGCGGACATCGGCACCAAGGCCTCGCGCCGCAACCCGCTCGTCGAAAAGTTCACGCCGCCGGACGCGGACGCCTATGCGCGCTTCCTTGCGACCGCGCCGGTGTACAAGGCAGTCGCGTAA
- a CDS encoding cupin domain-containing protein: protein MGTLEKGITRTGTGYGGKTWNILGQVYYPKAVTDSTFAFETNSDPGQFVPVHIHPTQDEFILVQEGVLDLKLDGVWVQAKAGDLVRMPRGIPHGYFNKSDKPARALFWVSPMQKLEALFEKLHNLQDPVEVVRISAEHEVDFLPPEAND, encoded by the coding sequence ATGGGCACGCTCGAAAAAGGCATTACCCGCACCGGCACCGGCTACGGCGGCAAGACCTGGAATATCCTCGGCCAGGTCTATTATCCGAAAGCGGTCACCGACTCGACCTTCGCGTTCGAGACCAACAGCGATCCCGGCCAGTTCGTGCCGGTACACATCCACCCGACCCAGGACGAATTCATCCTGGTGCAGGAGGGCGTGCTCGACCTCAAGCTCGACGGCGTCTGGGTGCAGGCGAAGGCCGGCGACCTCGTGCGCATGCCGCGCGGCATTCCGCACGGCTATTTCAACAAGTCGGACAAGCCGGCGCGGGCGCTGTTCTGGGTGTCGCCGATGCAGAAGCTCGAGGCGCTGTTCGAGAAGCTGCACAATCTGCAGGACCCCGTCGAAGTGGTGCGTATTTCCGCCGAGCACGAGGTGGACTTCCTGCCGCCGGAAGCCAACGACTAG
- a CDS encoding AraC family transcriptional regulator, with amino-acid sequence MKDFARVATARVDDAAEAIGRIFCPHDLTPVDHSERDFSAHHNCADFDGFSVNYVAYGGSVAINPGCLDRFFLLQMPLSGSAAVRTAARELTTGPRHCASLLSPTIPTEMTWRGDCAQLILLLDRKLVEHRAAALGGATVRPVEFDPAVELSGPLGQALSARIEQLVTTAERLGPRKSLSAVAAADWREQLLNVLLNDQRHSLSSAIDVFNGRTEAQPAALKRVRAYLETRATEPLDLAELAEIAGTGVRALQLGFRRHFGTTVSEMLLDIRLAHLNARLKTARPGERIVDIAFDLGFTHLSRMASAYRAKFGESPKATLQRLS; translated from the coding sequence CTGAAGGATTTCGCGCGCGTCGCCACCGCCCGCGTCGACGACGCAGCCGAAGCGATCGGCCGCATCTTCTGTCCGCACGACCTGACACCGGTCGATCATTCCGAGCGCGATTTCTCCGCGCATCACAATTGCGCAGACTTCGACGGCTTCTCGGTCAACTATGTCGCCTATGGCGGATCGGTCGCGATCAATCCGGGCTGCCTCGACCGCTTCTTCCTGCTGCAGATGCCGCTGTCCGGCTCGGCCGCGGTGCGGACCGCCGCGCGCGAGCTCACCACCGGACCGCGACACTGCGCATCGCTGCTATCGCCGACCATTCCAACCGAAATGACCTGGCGCGGCGACTGCGCCCAGCTGATCCTGCTGCTCGACCGCAAGCTGGTCGAGCATCGTGCTGCTGCGCTTGGCGGCGCGACGGTGCGGCCGGTCGAATTCGATCCGGCGGTTGAACTGAGCGGGCCGCTCGGGCAGGCGCTCTCGGCCAGGATCGAGCAGCTCGTGACGACGGCCGAGCGGCTCGGGCCGCGCAAATCGCTGTCGGCGGTCGCGGCGGCCGATTGGCGCGAACAATTGCTCAACGTCCTGCTCAACGACCAGCGGCACAGCCTGAGCTCGGCGATCGATGTCTTCAACGGCCGCACCGAGGCGCAGCCGGCGGCGCTGAAGCGGGTGCGGGCCTATCTGGAAACCCGCGCGACCGAGCCGCTGGATCTCGCCGAGCTCGCGGAGATCGCCGGCACCGGCGTCCGCGCGCTGCAACTCGGCTTCCGCCGCCACTTCGGCACCACCGTGTCCGAAATGCTGCTCGACATCCGCCTCGCGCATCTCAATGCCCGCCTCAAGACGGCGCGGCCGGGCGAACGCATCGTCGACATTGCATTCGACCTCGGCTTTACCCATCTGAGCCGGATGGCAAGCGCCTACCGCGCCAAGTTCGGCGAGAGCCCGAAGGCGACCCTGCAGCGGCTGAGCTGA
- a CDS encoding porin family protein, with the protein MKRILLTSAALTLLAAASPVLGADLPMYTKAPAIAAPAYDWSGFYVGVFGGGGYGNHNLNNALGPAGFANYTINYSSTGGIAGGELGYNVQSGNIVVGVEADGFWSGIKGSDVDQFNAGTLPIGSVDATSLRDGFTLRARGGIAVDRLLLFFTGGWAYGEFQHTNTDPVFGVDRFSANRSGLTAGGGIAYAITNNLIGKFEYRYYDFGRYERAAPLNAQIPYTVDNTYSVVTLGLDYKFGGPVVAKY; encoded by the coding sequence ATGAAGCGAATTCTTCTCACATCCGCAGCGCTCACGCTGCTGGCTGCCGCCTCGCCGGTGCTCGGCGCCGACCTTCCGATGTACACCAAGGCGCCCGCGATCGCGGCGCCGGCTTACGACTGGTCGGGCTTCTATGTCGGCGTGTTCGGTGGCGGCGGCTACGGCAACCACAATCTCAACAACGCGCTCGGCCCGGCCGGCTTCGCCAACTACACCATCAACTACTCCTCCACTGGCGGAATCGCGGGCGGCGAGCTCGGCTACAACGTGCAGAGCGGCAACATCGTGGTCGGCGTCGAAGCCGACGGTTTCTGGTCCGGCATCAAGGGTAGCGATGTCGATCAATTCAACGCCGGCACCTTGCCGATCGGCTCGGTTGACGCGACCAGCCTTCGCGACGGCTTCACGCTTCGCGCCCGCGGCGGTATCGCCGTCGACCGCTTGCTTCTGTTCTTCACCGGCGGCTGGGCCTATGGCGAATTCCAGCACACCAACACCGATCCGGTGTTCGGCGTCGATCGGTTCAGCGCCAACAGGAGCGGCCTGACCGCAGGCGGCGGCATCGCCTATGCGATCACCAACAATCTGATCGGCAAGTTCGAGTATCGCTACTACGACTTCGGCCGATACGAGCGCGCGGCGCCGCTGAACGCGCAGATCCCCTACACCGTCGACAACACCTACTCGGTCGTGACGCTTGGCCTCGACTACAAGTTCGGCGGTCCGGTGGTCGCGAAATACTGA
- a CDS encoding outer membrane beta-barrel protein: MKRLVLAGVSLTALSLFNAAHAADANPPLLKAPSSTCDPYKNYSCLDSYLGSDFFTRFVNYYRLEWGHDSAPSDPKAPPSRRDYWPATPQSTPPMPFTEWPYGGTTSIGVTRPSSVDSPLMAALGTTPAGQWMNDAHIQVYGWINAGGNLSSNTVRGGNAPAAYDYNPNTVQLDQAVLYIERLPDTVQKDHVDWGFRIAPIYGENYRYTTAYGLWSNQLLNQNKNYGYDLPMAYGEVFIPQIAEGLLLRFGRFISIPDIEAQLAPNNYMYTHSMTYTFDNYTNTGLQSTLAVTKNWMLQLGVSVGSDTMPWNANAKIANPSPNPLFPGTTMLKDPGAVPSITGGVRWTSDSGNDSVYVVADAINSGTWGYNNLQWYGLTAYHKFNEQWHISFETYNLHQNNVLNANNPAAMAAFNAGGTPFSPQYLPFNAPGLAQCSSAAVFACTASVQTYLAYLNYKASPLDNISYRIEFYDDKQGQRTGVKTRYVETGIGWQHWFSPQIEIRPEVSYYKSLDANAFNGNSNLGIAPTKNFALIGSADIIIHF, encoded by the coding sequence ATGAAGAGACTTGTTTTGGCGGGCGTATCGTTGACGGCGCTGAGCCTGTTCAACGCGGCACACGCAGCCGACGCCAATCCGCCTTTGTTGAAGGCGCCGTCATCGACGTGCGATCCTTACAAGAATTACTCCTGCCTCGATAGCTATCTCGGCAGTGACTTCTTCACGCGGTTCGTCAACTATTACCGGCTCGAATGGGGCCACGATTCTGCACCGTCGGATCCGAAAGCGCCGCCGTCCCGCCGCGACTATTGGCCGGCGACGCCGCAAAGCACGCCGCCGATGCCGTTCACGGAATGGCCGTATGGCGGCACGACCAGCATTGGCGTGACGCGGCCGAGCTCGGTCGACAGCCCGTTGATGGCGGCGCTCGGCACGACGCCCGCGGGACAGTGGATGAACGACGCGCATATTCAGGTCTACGGCTGGATCAATGCCGGCGGCAATCTGAGCTCCAACACGGTGCGCGGCGGCAACGCGCCGGCCGCGTACGATTACAATCCGAATACGGTCCAGCTCGACCAGGCGGTGCTCTACATCGAGCGCCTGCCCGACACGGTCCAGAAGGACCACGTCGACTGGGGCTTCCGCATCGCTCCGATCTACGGCGAGAACTATCGCTACACGACCGCGTACGGCCTGTGGAGCAATCAGCTGCTGAACCAGAACAAGAACTATGGCTACGACCTGCCGATGGCTTACGGCGAGGTCTTCATTCCGCAGATCGCCGAAGGCCTGCTGCTGCGCTTCGGACGCTTCATCTCGATCCCCGACATCGAGGCCCAGCTCGCGCCGAACAACTACATGTACACGCACTCGATGACGTACACGTTCGACAACTACACCAACACCGGTCTTCAGAGCACGCTGGCGGTCACCAAGAACTGGATGCTGCAGCTGGGCGTTTCGGTCGGCAGCGACACCATGCCGTGGAATGCCAACGCGAAGATCGCCAACCCGTCCCCCAACCCGCTGTTCCCCGGCACCACCATGTTGAAGGATCCGGGTGCGGTGCCGAGCATCACCGGTGGCGTGCGCTGGACCAGCGATTCCGGCAACGACAGCGTCTATGTCGTCGCCGACGCGATCAACAGCGGCACATGGGGTTACAACAACCTGCAATGGTACGGCCTGACGGCGTACCACAAGTTCAACGAGCAGTGGCATATCTCGTTCGAGACCTACAATCTGCACCAGAACAATGTGCTGAACGCCAACAATCCCGCTGCAATGGCTGCTTTCAATGCTGGTGGGACGCCGTTCTCGCCGCAATACCTGCCGTTCAACGCGCCGGGCCTCGCCCAGTGCAGCAGCGCTGCGGTGTTCGCCTGCACGGCGTCGGTGCAGACCTATCTCGCCTACCTGAACTACAAGGCGTCGCCGCTCGACAACATTTCGTATCGGATCGAGTTCTACGACGACAAGCAAGGTCAGCGCACGGGCGTGAAGACGCGCTACGTCGAGACCGGCATCGGCTGGCAGCACTGGTTCTCACCGCAGATCGAGATCCGGCCCGAGGTCTCTTACTACAAGTCGCTGGATGCGAATGCGTTCAACGGCAACTCCAACCTCGGCATCGCCCCGACCAAGAACTTCGCTCTGATCGGTTCGGCGGACATCATCATTCATTTCTGA
- a CDS encoding DUF4118 domain-containing protein, translated as MIYSLPLFQRLAHVRARRSEAEHVFAPGFDAKPRLAVWADVLPLLWSVGSVAIITAVLLVLDEPIAANLVPIAYLIPVIFAATRWGIWSGTLASLTAIAAADFFFFTPLYSLRVDSPQEAIDLLVFLVVALVSSNLASRLQQETERLRRREREIQHLYELSKRLAACFTISDLIDAIRHYLAHTLGQRAALFVASAGGHFESSPGSGAAPPAVQESVAAMAVAVGATDRSVVDEQTQEVWLLRAIGSKSVVHGVIAINVGRGTHDAIKLRARRVEAVLEEVSLTLQRLDIGKAMDDARLHLQAELLRDAFHGTLSHELRSPLAAIQGSVSVMREMPAVATDDRLRSLVEAVRDEVIRLDGHIRNLLNATRVTAGGLTPRLEWSDPRDIVNAAIKARARRLAAHHLEIGFDDDLPLLKVDSGLIEEACGQLLENAAKYSPSGSTISVQTRYDRGHVVMSIIDQGVGVTPDEQRHLGRKSFRSPRHQASVPGSGLGFWIASTFIRAHDGTVEIASRGQGLGTTASILLPVQHALDPELVTSDDE; from the coding sequence TTGATCTACTCCCTGCCCCTGTTTCAACGGCTCGCGCATGTCCGCGCGCGCCGCTCGGAAGCGGAGCATGTGTTCGCGCCGGGCTTCGACGCGAAGCCAAGGCTGGCGGTGTGGGCCGACGTCCTGCCCCTGCTGTGGTCGGTCGGATCAGTCGCAATCATCACGGCGGTCCTGTTGGTGCTCGACGAGCCGATCGCCGCGAATCTGGTGCCGATCGCCTATCTGATCCCGGTGATCTTTGCAGCCACGAGATGGGGCATCTGGTCGGGCACGCTGGCCTCGCTGACCGCAATCGCCGCAGCCGACTTCTTCTTTTTCACGCCGCTCTACAGCCTCCGGGTCGATAGCCCGCAGGAAGCCATCGACCTCCTCGTCTTCCTCGTCGTCGCGCTGGTGAGCAGCAATCTGGCATCGCGCCTGCAACAGGAAACCGAAAGGCTGCGTCGGCGCGAGCGGGAGATTCAGCATCTCTATGAGCTCTCCAAACGCCTGGCCGCCTGCTTCACCATCTCCGACCTGATCGATGCCATCAGGCATTATCTGGCGCATACGCTCGGCCAGCGCGCGGCGCTGTTCGTCGCGTCCGCGGGAGGTCATTTCGAATCTTCGCCTGGATCGGGTGCGGCTCCGCCCGCCGTCCAGGAAAGCGTTGCGGCGATGGCCGTCGCCGTCGGCGCGACAGATCGCAGTGTCGTCGATGAACAGACCCAGGAGGTGTGGCTGCTCCGCGCCATCGGATCGAAAAGCGTGGTGCACGGGGTCATCGCCATCAATGTCGGTCGCGGCACCCATGATGCGATCAAATTGCGCGCGCGCCGGGTCGAAGCGGTGCTCGAAGAGGTCTCGTTGACCCTGCAACGGCTCGATATCGGCAAGGCGATGGACGACGCGAGACTGCATCTGCAGGCCGAGCTGTTGCGGGACGCCTTCCACGGCACGCTCTCGCACGAACTGCGCTCGCCACTCGCCGCGATCCAGGGATCGGTGAGCGTCATGCGGGAGATGCCAGCTGTCGCGACCGATGACCGGTTGCGCTCGCTGGTCGAAGCGGTCAGGGATGAAGTGATTCGGCTCGACGGCCACATCCGCAACCTTCTGAACGCGACGCGCGTGACGGCCGGCGGGCTGACGCCCCGCCTCGAATGGTCCGACCCGCGCGACATCGTCAACGCCGCGATCAAGGCCCGTGCGCGGCGGCTGGCGGCGCATCATCTCGAGATCGGATTTGACGACGACCTTCCGCTGCTCAAAGTCGATTCCGGGTTGATCGAGGAGGCCTGCGGCCAGCTGCTGGAAAACGCCGCCAAATACTCCCCGTCCGGGTCGACGATATCAGTGCAGACCCGTTATGACCGCGGGCACGTCGTGATGTCGATCATCGACCAAGGGGTCGGCGTCACACCGGACGAGCAGCGCCACCTCGGCCGCAAGTCATTCCGCAGCCCGCGCCATCAGGCAAGCGTCCCCGGCTCCGGGCTCGGCTTCTGGATCGCATCGACCTTCATCAGGGCGCATGACGGCACCGTGGAGATCGCCAGCCGCGGCCAGGGCCTCGGGACAACGGCATCGATCTTGCTACCGGTCCAGCACGCCCTGGATCCGGAATTGGTGACCTCCGACGATGAGTAA
- a CDS encoding response regulator — translation MSKPRNLVLLIDDEPKIRRFLHAGFEIHGFSVVEAENAADGLKIATFNAPDLVILDLGLPDLHGSEALERLRSWSNVPVIVLSVESDEDEKVRLLQAGADDYVVKPFGMAELLARSDAALRRYFKSSTENPVVVVGPLSVDLVSRAVLLNQTRIKLTRKEYRLLHVLAVHVGLVVTHDQLLKEIWTGNQRDNIQYLRILVRKLRQKIETDPNQPRLLVTESGVGYRLENRLETSVAD, via the coding sequence ATGAGTAAGCCGCGTAACCTTGTCCTGCTGATCGACGACGAGCCGAAGATCCGGCGTTTCCTGCACGCAGGCTTCGAAATCCACGGCTTCTCCGTCGTCGAGGCCGAGAACGCCGCTGACGGCTTGAAGATCGCGACCTTCAATGCCCCCGATCTGGTCATCCTCGATCTCGGTCTGCCCGACCTGCACGGCAGCGAGGCGCTGGAGCGGCTGCGCTCCTGGTCCAATGTTCCGGTGATCGTGCTCTCAGTCGAATCCGACGAGGACGAGAAGGTTCGCCTGTTGCAGGCAGGGGCCGACGACTATGTCGTGAAACCGTTCGGCATGGCCGAGCTGCTGGCGCGCAGCGACGCCGCGTTGCGCCGCTATTTCAAGAGCAGCACCGAGAATCCGGTGGTCGTGGTCGGTCCGCTCTCCGTCGATCTCGTCAGCCGGGCCGTTTTGCTGAACCAGACCAGGATCAAACTGACGCGGAAGGAATATCGCCTGCTGCACGTGCTGGCGGTCCATGTCGGCCTGGTGGTCACGCACGATCAGCTGCTGAAGGAGATCTGGACCGGCAATCAGCGCGACAACATCCAGTATCTCCGCATCCTGGTGCGCAAGCTGCGCCAGAAGATCGAAACCGACCCGAACCAGCCCCGCCTGCTCGTCACCGAGTCCGGGGTTGGCTATCGGCTGGAGAACCGGCTGGAGACCAGCGTTGCCGATTGA
- a CDS encoding serine protease gives MTEPNILASLSPALSATIARAAPSVVSVHSHRARASGFVWKAGLIVTADEALADEGEIEIQFADGSRRPAAVAGRDHTTDIALLRVNGDVAPIKLSTDIPALGALAVLVAADRGAPVARLGMVSRSGAAWRSLRGGEIDARIELDIRLRHSQQGGLALDASGMPFGMAVLGPRRVLTIPAVTIERIATQLETSGRIARGYLGLGLQPVRLEDGLGAMVMNIDKAGPSAAAGIRQGDVIVAVNGEKLSGVRALSRGLGPQSVGSVVELTVHRGGEPMSFKVKVGERPET, from the coding sequence ATGACCGAACCGAACATCCTTGCCTCGCTGTCACCAGCCCTATCGGCGACCATCGCGCGCGCCGCGCCATCGGTCGTCTCCGTGCATTCGCATCGCGCGCGCGCCTCCGGCTTTGTCTGGAAAGCGGGCCTGATCGTCACCGCCGACGAAGCGCTGGCCGACGAGGGCGAGATCGAGATCCAGTTCGCCGACGGCAGCCGCAGGCCAGCAGCCGTCGCCGGACGCGACCACACCACCGACATCGCCCTGCTGCGCGTCAATGGCGACGTCGCGCCGATCAAGCTGTCGACCGACATCCCGGCACTCGGAGCGCTCGCGGTGCTGGTCGCCGCCGACCGCGGCGCACCGGTCGCGCGGCTCGGCATGGTCTCGCGGTCAGGCGCCGCCTGGCGCAGCCTGCGCGGAGGCGAGATCGACGCCCGGATCGAGCTCGACATCCGGCTGCGGCACAGCCAGCAGGGCGGGCTGGCGCTTGACGCGAGCGGCATGCCGTTCGGCATGGCGGTGCTGGGTCCGCGCCGCGTGCTGACGATCCCGGCTGTGACCATCGAGCGGATCGCAACCCAACTCGAGACAAGCGGCCGCATCGCGCGCGGATATCTCGGCCTCGGGCTGCAGCCAGTCCGTCTCGAAGATGGCCTCGGCGCGATGGTGATGAATATCGACAAGGCCGGCCCATCGGCTGCCGCCGGCATCCGCCAGGGCGACGTGATCGTTGCGGTCAATGGGGAGAAGCTGTCGGGCGTGCGGGCGCTGTCGCGCGGCCTCGGACCGCAGAGCGTCGGCAGCGTCGTCGAGCTCACCGTGCATCGCGGCGGCGAGCCGATGAGCTTCAAGGTGAAGGTCGGCGAAAGGCCCGAGACGTGA
- a CDS encoding LuxR family transcriptional regulator has translation MNSEPASDIVIALEIDDPVLADRLATLLGSVAGLRLAAPGEQATATIVARNREAAGGDFELTPRELDVLALLAEGASNKMIAQRLGISVHTAKFHVGSLLDKLDATGRTDAVAHAARRGVINL, from the coding sequence GTGAACAGTGAGCCTGCCTCCGACATCGTCATTGCGCTCGAGATCGACGACCCCGTGCTCGCCGACCGGCTGGCGACGTTGCTCGGCAGCGTCGCCGGCCTGCGCCTTGCCGCGCCGGGCGAGCAGGCAACGGCTACGATCGTCGCACGCAACCGCGAGGCAGCGGGCGGCGACTTCGAGCTGACGCCGCGCGAGCTCGACGTGCTGGCGCTGCTGGCCGAGGGCGCGTCCAACAAGATGATCGCGCAGCGGCTCGGGATCTCCGTCCACACCGCAAAATTTCATGTCGGCTCCCTGCTCGACAAGCTCGACGCCACCGGCCGCACCGACGCCGTCGCGCACGCTGCACGGCGCGGGGTGATCAATTTGTGA
- a CDS encoding metallophosphoesterase, with amino-acid sequence MQDAIPSLLPRTSGHQFVIYADACSGVPGALHERTFASVNDVVRRLHPQPEFILFPGDEIIGLTADADALRAQWRYWLDIEMGWLDRRAVPLWHTTGNHTTYDAMSEAVFRETLKLPRNGPPGQEGLSYWVRRDDLVMVFVHTLWSGLGGEGHVETGWLETVLQQHKDARYKLVLGHHPVYPINGYSGSYQREIGHEYSAHFWDILVRAGVTAYLCSHILAFDVQVHRGVLQICTAGAGTAHRMPEGVEYLHCVQAALDQDGLRYQVLDTEGVVREQFAWPLPSLDRAAWSPLPHGVSAAPLSGMPAPGTVVALKLSGRSAAACAAPQTLLCTPVPDMIAPLWLGLRGPNQTLTLILGREQGRSPHYWVGPDLGGERDFDLDIAFYPDMGPGGVLWRWRGDINWTSCAAISATGLERFSWPALWSVGCGQHGPDDRRYAGPRLEIAATVLALS; translated from the coding sequence ATGCAAGATGCAATTCCGTCACTGTTGCCGAGAACTTCGGGCCACCAGTTCGTGATCTATGCCGACGCCTGCTCCGGCGTTCCCGGCGCGCTGCATGAGCGCACTTTCGCATCGGTCAACGATGTGGTCCGCCGGCTGCATCCGCAGCCCGAATTCATCCTTTTCCCCGGCGACGAGATCATCGGCCTCACCGCCGATGCGGATGCGCTGCGCGCGCAATGGCGGTACTGGCTCGATATCGAAATGGGCTGGCTGGACCGGCGCGCGGTGCCGCTGTGGCACACGACCGGCAACCACACCACCTATGACGCGATGAGCGAGGCGGTGTTCCGCGAGACGCTGAAGCTGCCGCGCAATGGTCCGCCCGGCCAGGAGGGGCTGTCCTACTGGGTCCGCCGCGACGATCTCGTGATGGTGTTCGTGCACACGCTGTGGAGCGGGCTCGGCGGCGAGGGGCATGTCGAGACCGGCTGGCTGGAAACGGTCCTCCAGCAGCACAAGGACGCGAGATACAAACTGGTGCTGGGTCACCATCCCGTCTACCCAATCAATGGCTACAGCGGCAGCTATCAGCGCGAGATCGGCCACGAATACAGTGCGCACTTCTGGGATATCCTGGTGCGCGCCGGCGTGACCGCCTATCTCTGCAGCCACATCCTCGCATTCGACGTCCAGGTCCATCGCGGTGTGCTGCAGATCTGCACAGCGGGTGCGGGCACCGCGCACCGGATGCCCGAAGGCGTCGAGTACCTGCATTGCGTGCAGGCGGCGCTCGATCAGGACGGTCTCCGCTATCAGGTGCTCGACACCGAAGGTGTCGTGCGCGAGCAATTCGCATGGCCGCTGCCATCGCTCGACCGGGCCGCGTGGTCGCCATTGCCGCACGGGGTCAGCGCTGCGCCGCTGTCGGGGATGCCGGCGCCCGGAACGGTCGTCGCCCTCAAATTGTCGGGCCGCAGCGCCGCGGCATGCGCCGCGCCGCAAACGCTGCTCTGCACGCCGGTGCCGGACATGATCGCGCCGCTCTGGCTCGGCCTGCGCGGGCCGAACCAGACCCTCACCTTGATCCTCGGACGTGAGCAAGGGCGTAGTCCGCACTACTGGGTCGGTCCGGATCTCGGCGGTGAGCGGGATTTCGATCTCGACATCGCCTTCTATCCGGACATGGGACCGGGCGGCGTGCTGTGGCGATGGCGTGGTGACATCAACTGGACGTCGTGCGCGGCGATCTCGGCGACCGGGCTCGAGCGGTTCTCGTGGCCCGCGCTCTGGAGCGTCGGGTGCGGACAGCATGGACCGGACGACAGGCGCTATGCCGGGCCGCGGCTCGAGATCGCTGCGACCGTTCTCGCGCTGTCATGA